The following nucleotide sequence is from Bacillota bacterium.
AGGAGATATATATAAGGTGGGAGAAATACTGCTAAAAGAGCCATATACAAAAGCTGTAGTGTAAGCAGTATAAGATTAAACCTTCATCCCAACATTACTTCCCGGTATTAACCATGGCAAATTTGATTTCGCCCTCTGCTGCCGTCTGTCCATCCACTGTGGCAGATACTTTAACTTTGGCCATACCCATTTTTAGGGTAAGAATTTCCGCCTCCAACCTTAAAACATCTCCCGGTACAACCTGCTTTCTGAATTTCATTGAATCTATACCGGTAAATACGCCTAACTTCCCTTTATTCTCTTCAAGAGAAGCGGCAGCAATCCCTGCAGTTTGGGCAAGTGCTTCAACAATCAATACCCCGGGCATAATGGGGTATCCGGGGAAATGCCCCTGGAAAAAAGGTTCATTTATTGTAATATTTTTTACAGCTACCGCCCTTTTACCGGGTTCTACTTCCAATACCTTATCCACAAGCAGGAAAGGATACCTGTGGGGTATGATATTTTGAATTTCAATACTAGATAACATATTACACCTCTCTTCATCAAAATAAAATGTATTCTTATTTTTGTTAACTGCCACACTCCTTTATTTTAAACAATATTATTCGTCAGCACAAGGCTAAAATCCTTTTTTAAAGCAGTAGTTTCTCCAAATTGTATGAAACTTATCTCTTCAATGATGGAAAAGAGAAAATCAACTTAGGAATGCTGCATATTTTTATAAATTACGAAATAAACTTTTTTAGCAAGCGCCCTTTTTAGTCGAATGTGTTGACAGTTTACTAAATCCTATGTTATTATATTTAGCAGTTGACAAAATCATCTGCTCAACTGGACACTAAAAATCATCTGTTTAGATGGTCAAAAGCAGTAAAATAGCATGTTTATAAGCTGGTGTAGCTCAGCAGGTAGAGCAGCTGACTTGTAATCAGCAGGTCGGGGGTTCGAATCCGTCCACCAGCTCCATAATAAAAGCCGCTAGCTACAAAGATTAGCGGCTTTTGTCATATATTCCTATAAGTTTACATAACAACATTAATACTCCTCTATACCGTATGTTACCGTATGTTCCCTTCCTTATTCATCCCTGCCGGTTTCGATACTTATTCCCATTTGGTATAGCAGTCCAAAGACTTAACTTCTCCAGTAATGTCTGCATACAAAACAGCATATACTCCCATCAAGAATATTTTTCATAGCAAATAATTTCACTTAGCGGTTTTCGGGGCCTTGGAGCAGGACTTTCTGCAGGGTACCCCAGGGGGGTCATGGCAACAACTCTTACAGTATCAGGTATATCCAGGATTTTTTTGACGGCACCTTCGTCAAAATGGCCTATCCAGCATGTGCCAAGCCCTT
It contains:
- the fabZ gene encoding 3-hydroxyacyl-ACP dehydratase FabZ, with amino-acid sequence MLSSIEIQNIIPHRYPFLLVDKVLEVEPGKRAVAVKNITINEPFFQGHFPGYPIMPGVLIVEALAQTAGIAAASLEENKGKLGVFTGIDSMKFRKQVVPGDVLRLEAEILTLKMGMAKVKVSATVDGQTAAEGEIKFAMVNTGK